A region of Nostoc sp. 'Peltigera membranacea cyanobiont' N6 DNA encodes the following proteins:
- a CDS encoding tetratricopeptide repeat protein yields MFFSNSLENQLQRWNETIRNQPKNPNAYIRRGMVNFQLAKIDESIQDFDMAEQLDGSIKPYLWQRGLSYYYAERFAEGAEQFEIDLTVNAQDVEETVWRYLCIARSLGVEEARNSLLTVKNDPRRIMQRVYDLYAGDCTPDDVLTVGQSEGIKGNFYSHLYLGLYYEVENNLDLAQDYIVKAADNYKIDDYMCYLAQVHKKLRTSIN; encoded by the coding sequence ATGTTTTTTTCAAATTCTCTAGAAAATCAACTCCAGCGCTGGAACGAAACCATTCGCAATCAACCGAAAAACCCTAATGCTTACATTCGTCGAGGTATGGTTAACTTTCAACTGGCCAAGATTGATGAATCTATTCAAGATTTTGACATGGCAGAGCAATTGGATGGTAGTATTAAACCCTACCTCTGGCAACGAGGATTATCGTATTATTATGCAGAAAGATTTGCTGAGGGTGCTGAACAATTTGAAATAGATTTGACAGTGAATGCTCAAGATGTAGAAGAAACAGTATGGCGATATCTCTGCATAGCTCGTTCGTTAGGTGTTGAAGAGGCGCGTAATTCTTTACTAACTGTGAAAAATGACCCTCGACGCATCATGCAGCGCGTATATGATTTATATGCAGGAGATTGTACACCAGATGATGTTTTAACTGTTGGTCAATCAGAAGGGATAAAGGGAAATTTTTACAGTCATCTTTACTTGGGATTATATTATGAAGTTGAGAATAATCTTGATCTGGCTCAGGATTATATAGTTAAAGCTGCTGATAATTACAAAATTGATGATTATATGTGCTATCTAGCGCAGGTACATAAGAAATTACGAACGAGCATAAACTAA
- a CDS encoding SDR family oxidoreductase, with protein MSDVEGGLRLRWTLTGKKALITGATKGIGLAVANEFLSLGAEVTIVARNSQDVNQQLNIWQQAGLPVYGITADVATPDGRQAIFEQVGKTWDKLDILVNNAGTNISKKVVEYTASEYEFLIQTNQTSIFEMCRLFYPLLQNGENSSIVNISSVAGLVSNRTGAPYGMTKAAINQLTRSLSVEWACNGIRVNTVAPWAIRTPLTESVLDNQDFLKLVLSQTPIGRVGQPEEVAGLVAFLCMPAASFITGQCITVDGGFLAFGF; from the coding sequence ATGAGCGATGTCGAAGGCGGGCTACGCCTACGCTGGACACTGACAGGAAAAAAAGCACTGATTACAGGTGCTACCAAAGGCATTGGACTAGCTGTTGCCAATGAGTTCTTATCTCTGGGTGCAGAAGTCACAATTGTGGCTCGGAATTCTCAGGATGTTAACCAACAACTCAATATCTGGCAACAAGCAGGATTACCTGTTTATGGGATTACAGCAGATGTTGCAACCCCTGATGGGCGACAAGCCATTTTTGAGCAGGTTGGCAAAACCTGGGATAAATTAGACATCCTGGTTAATAATGCGGGAACCAATATTAGCAAAAAAGTAGTAGAGTACACAGCCTCTGAGTATGAGTTTCTTATCCAGACAAACCAGACATCTATTTTTGAGATGTGCCGTCTATTTTACCCTCTGCTGCAAAATGGGGAAAACAGCAGCATTGTGAATATAAGTTCTGTAGCAGGTTTAGTCTCAAATCGTACAGGCGCTCCTTATGGTATGACGAAAGCAGCTATAAATCAACTGACGCGATCGCTATCAGTTGAATGGGCTTGCAATGGTATTAGGGTAAATACCGTAGCACCTTGGGCGATTCGCACACCTCTAACCGAGTCTGTACTCGATAACCAAGATTTTCTCAAATTAGTTTTATCACAAACACCTATAGGAAGGGTTGGTCAACCAGAAGAAGTAGCAGGTTTAGTGGCATTTCTTTGTATGCCTGCGGCATCTTTCATCACTGGACAATGTATCACTGTCGATGGTGGATTTTTGGCTTTTGGTTTTTAA
- a CDS encoding rhomboid family intramembrane serine protease, with protein sequence MVPIRDNNPTKITPYVTYGLIAANILAFIYEASLPPQALNGFLHLAAVVPRELTLSFGGTSLHQPVPEWATLITSQFLHGGFLHLAGNMLFLWIFGNNVEDKLGHAKYLLFYLSCGVLASLTQWFFAQDSSIPSLGASGAIAGILGAYILRFPNAEVLGIVPLGFFFPTFRVPAYFFLGFWFLEQAFYGLASLETPTNIGMESGGIAYWAHAGGFIFGAILGPLLGLFSDKSQEESW encoded by the coding sequence GTGGTTCCCATTAGAGATAATAATCCGACCAAAATCACGCCTTATGTAACTTATGGGTTGATTGCTGCCAATATCCTCGCTTTTATTTATGAAGCAAGTCTTCCCCCACAAGCATTAAATGGGTTTCTACACCTTGCGGCTGTAGTTCCACGAGAACTCACCTTAAGCTTCGGTGGTACTTCTCTACATCAACCAGTACCAGAGTGGGCAACTTTGATTACCTCGCAATTTTTGCATGGTGGTTTCTTGCACTTAGCTGGCAATATGCTGTTTCTTTGGATTTTTGGTAACAACGTTGAAGATAAGTTAGGTCATGCCAAATACTTGCTGTTTTATTTATCTTGCGGTGTTTTGGCATCATTAACTCAGTGGTTCTTCGCTCAAGATTCTAGTATTCCATCTTTGGGCGCAAGTGGTGCGATCGCAGGTATTCTGGGAGCATACATTCTCCGCTTTCCTAACGCTGAAGTTCTCGGTATAGTGCCTTTAGGATTTTTCTTCCCGACTTTCCGCGTTCCGGCATATTTCTTTTTGGGATTCTGGTTTCTCGAACAAGCCTTCTACGGGCTTGCTAGTCTTGAAACACCTACAAACATTGGTATGGAAAGCGGCGGTATTGCCTACTGGGCCCATGCAGGCGGATTTATCTTTGGGGCAATTCTCGGCCCACTGTTGGGTTTATTTAGCGATAAATCCCAGGAAGAATCTTGGTAA
- a CDS encoding rhomboid family intramembrane serine protease has protein sequence MFPLYDENPTRITPYFTYGLIGMNIVVFIHEVSLSHAQLSQFLNQYAVVPQELTTNLNGEWITLFTSQFLHGGWWHLISNMVFLWVFGNNIEDRLGHAKYLIFYLACGALAALCQWFIGMNSEIPSLGASGAISGVLGAYIIRFPHAKVMTLIFLGFFITTIRVPALVIIGLFVVQNLISGLATLQTAANMTVQTGGVAYWAHIGGFAFGVILAPLFGLFRRD, from the coding sequence GTGTTTCCCCTCTACGACGAAAATCCAACGCGAATCACCCCGTATTTCACCTACGGGTTAATTGGCATGAATATTGTAGTTTTTATTCACGAGGTGAGCCTGTCACATGCACAATTGAGTCAATTTTTAAATCAGTATGCGGTAGTGCCTCAAGAGTTAACTACCAATTTGAATGGGGAGTGGATAACCTTATTTACGTCACAATTCTTACACGGTGGTTGGTGGCACTTAATCTCAAATATGGTGTTTCTCTGGGTTTTTGGCAACAATATTGAAGATCGATTGGGTCATGCCAAATATCTGATTTTTTATTTAGCGTGTGGTGCTTTAGCTGCCTTATGCCAATGGTTTATTGGTATGAATTCTGAGATTCCTTCCTTGGGAGCAAGTGGTGCAATTTCTGGGGTTTTGGGTGCGTATATTATCCGCTTTCCCCACGCTAAAGTCATGACCTTAATATTTTTGGGTTTTTTTATCACCACAATCAGAGTTCCAGCATTAGTAATAATTGGACTTTTTGTGGTGCAGAATTTAATCTCCGGTCTTGCTACCCTGCAAACAGCCGCTAATATGACTGTGCAAACTGGTGGAGTTGCCTATTGGGCGCACATTGGTGGTTTTGCTTTTGGCGTAATTCTCGCTCCCCTATTTGGGTTGTTTAGACGTGACTAA